The genomic region CGCCAGCTTGTCGTTTTGGGTGCATACTTTCATCCCTTCGCCCACTGGCGTGGTGCAGGAAGCCGGATAACCGCGCCCGCCTTCGATTTGCACCAGGCAGAGTCGACAGGAACCGAAGGGCTCGAGGCTGTCGGTGGCGCACAGTTTGGGGATGTCGATCCCGGCCGCCGCCGCCGCCCGCATGATCGACGTGCCCTCGGGCACGGTGACCTGGAAACCGTCGATTTCCAAAGTGACATGTTTTTCGGCGCTTTTGGCCGGGGTGCCGTAATCTTTATCGCGCATCAGGGACATGGCTGTTTTCCTCCATAGCTATGCAGCATGGGTTTTGGTTGCACCGAAATCTTCGGGGAAATGTTCGAGGGCGCTCAGAACCGGAAAGGGGATCATCCCGCCCAGGGCGCAGAGGGAGCCGTTCAGGAGGGTGTCGCACAGATCGCGCAGCAATTCCTCATTCCGTCCGCGCTGTTTTCCTTCGATAATGCGGTCGATCACCTCGACGCCGCGGGTCGATCCGATGCGGCAGGGGGTGCATTTGCCGCAGGATTCGATGGCGCAGAATTCCATGGCGTAGCGAGCCATTTTTGCCATGTCCACGGTGTCGTCGAAAACCACTACGCCGCCGTGGCCCAAGGCTGCCGAGATGGCGGAAAAGGCTTCGTAATCCAAGGGGGTATCGAATTGAGACTCGGGTAGATATGCCCCCAATGGGCCGCCTACCTGGACCGCCCGGATGGGCCGTCCCGAGGCGGAGCCGCCGCCGTAGTCGTAGAGCAGTTCCCGCAAAGAGATCCCGAATGCCTTTTCCACCAGACCCGGGCGCTTGATGTTGCCGGCGAGCTGGATCGGCAGGGTGCCGCGGGAGCGGCCCATGCCGAAATCCCGGTAGTAGGCGCCCCCCTTGTCCAGAATAATGGGCACCGACGCCAGCGAGACGACGTTGTTGACCACGGTGGGTTTGCCGAAAAGTCCTTCGATCGCCGGCAAGGGCGGTTTGAATCGGACCAGCCCGCGCTTGCCCTCGAGGCTCTCCAGAAGCGAGGTTTCCTCGCCGCACACGTAGGCTCCGGCACCCAGGCGCACTTCCAGGTGGAAGGACTTGCCGCTGCCGAGGATGTCGTCGCCGAGGTAGCCCGCGGCATAGGCCGCTTCGATGGCTTGATTGAGGTGGCGGTGGGCGACCGGGTACTCCACGCGCAGATAGATGTAGCCCCAGGTGGCGCCGACGGCCAATCCGGCGATGGTCATGCCTTCGATGAGGACGAAGGGGTCTCCCTCCATGGCCATACGGTCGGAGAAGGTACCCGAGTCGCCTTCGTCGGCGTTGCAGACGATGTATTTTTGGTCTGCCTTGCAGTCGTGCACCGTTTTCCATTTGATGCCGGTGGGAAAGGCGGCGCCGCCGCGGCCGCGCAGGCCGGAGTCGGTGACTTCCTGGACGATGTCGATGGGTTGCATTTCCAGCGCCCGACGGAGTCCGCGATAACCCTCATGGGCGATGTAGTCGTCGAGGCTCACCGGGTCGGTGATGCCGACGCGGGCGTTGGTGAGGCGCTCCTGATTTTTCAGGTAGCCGATCTCGTCGGTGGGGCCGATGAAAAGAGGGCTTTGCGAGCCTTTCAGAAAACCTTCGTCGAAAAGGGTCGGAACGTCCGCTGGACGCACCGGTCCGTAGCTCACCCGCCCCTGGGGCGTTTCCACTTCCACCATGGGTTCGAGCCAGAACAGGCCGCGGGAGCCGTTGCGGATCAATTCGATGTCGGCGCCGCGCTTGGCCGCCTCCGCGCCGATCACTTCGGCGACTCGGTTGGCCCCCAGCGCTTGGGCGCTGGAATCGCAGGGGACATACACCTTGGTGCTCATGCTTCCTCCTTCACGGCTTCCACAATTTCGTCGAAACGTTCCGGCGTAACGCGGCCGTAGACCTCTTCGTCCACCATGATGGCGGGGGAGCAGGCGCATTGCCCCAGACAGTAAACCGGTTCGAGGCTGAACGTTTTATCATCGCTGGTTTGGTGATAATCGATGCCGAGGCGTTTTTTTGCGTGGGCTTCAAGCGCTTCCGCGTTCATGGACTGGCAGGATTCGGCGCGGCATAGATAGATAGTGTGCTTGCCCGGTGGGGTTTGCCGGAAATAGTGGTAGAAACTGATGACACCGTGTACTTCGGCGCGGGAAAGATTCAGCTCGCTTGCGATGGCGGGAACGGCTTCCGAAGGGATGTAACCGAGGTCGTCCTGGATCCCGTGAAGAATCGGCAGCAACGCACCGGGTTTATCCTTCAAGGATTCGATCACCGCTTGGATGCGCTGCTCGCGGGTCATGTTTTCTGTCATTGCCACCTCTATCTATGCCGGCATACAAATTCTTTGAGTCGGTTATCTAAGTAAAGTTTCGGAGCGGCCGGTTGCCTGGTTGGGAATTGGAAGGGGTCGCTCTCGATTCAAATTATACAGTTTATAACATGCCTTGATTATGTCTCACCATTCTAGTCAACAAATGAAATTTAATAAAGATGAAATAATGGGCCGGTCATAACGGCCACAGCCAAAGGATGGCCAGGACGCTCGCGATTCCCACCAGGATGTTCATGGGCAGACCGAATTTGAGGAAATCGGTAAATCGATAACCTCCGGGTCCATAGACCATGAGGTTGGTTTGGTAGCCCAAAGGGGTGGCGAAGCTGGCGGAAGCCGAAATCATCAGGGCCAGCAAAAACGGTTTGGGATCAACCCCCAATTGGACGGCCAATGCCATCACGATGGGGAATAAAATAACCGCCACGGCGTTGTTGGTGATAATTTCGGTCAAGATCGAGCCGCTGGCGTAAGTAAAGGCCAGGGTCAACCATGGCGTGCCGTCGGCCAAGCGGAGGAATTGATCGGCGAGGTACGCAGCGGCGCCGGTGACTTCCAGTCCCCTGCCGATCCCGAAAGAGGCGGCGATGCAGAGCAGAACCTGCCCGTCCAGGCTCTTGCGGGCGCTGCTCAGAGAGCAGCAGCCGGTGGCCAGCATCAACCCGGCCCCCAGGAGGGTCGCCTTGAACATGCTTAATAGGCCGGTGCCGCCGCATACGATCACCGCGCCCAAAATCAGCCATGCGAGCCAGGCGCGATCGTGGCGGACGGGGAGATACTCGGAGACGGGGCTGATCAGCAGGAAATCTCCGGAGTTGCGATGGCGTTCCAAAAAAGGAGGGCGTACGTCCAGGAGCAGGGCGTCGCCGGCCTGGAGGCGGATGTCCCCGATCTTGCCTTGAATCCGATGCCCCGCGCGGGCGGCGGCAATCACCGAGCCGCCGTAGGTCATCCGGAATCTGCCTTCTCGGATGGTTTTGCCCACCAAGGCGCAGCGCGGCGAAACCACCGCCTCCACCAACACCCTCTCCCGGTGTTTGCGGTCCTGGAGGGTAAAGGTCTGGTCGGCGCAAGGGCGAAGTCCCCGGAAGCGCTGTAATTCCACCACTGCGTCCACGACGCCGGCGAACACCAGCCGGTCGCCGCCTTGCAGGCGCTCGTAAGGTCCCACCGCGGCGAGAATTTCCCCGTCCCGGACGATTTCCACCAGATAGAGACCGGGCAAATGACGGAGGCCCGCCTGTTCCACCGATTTGCCGACGAGGGAGCCGTTCTCCTCCACCGTCATTTCCACCGTGTATTCTTTGGGATTGTCGAATACATCGTGAACCGGTACTCGGGCGGGCAGTCGGCGGGGAGCAAGCCAAATCAGA from Methylohalobius crimeensis 10Ki harbors:
- a CDS encoding formate dehydrogenase beta subunit produces the protein MSTKVYVPCDSSAQALGANRVAEVIGAEAAKRGADIELIRNGSRGLFWLEPMVEVETPQGRVSYGPVRPADVPTLFDEGFLKGSQSPLFIGPTDEIGYLKNQERLTNARVGITDPVSLDDYIAHEGYRGLRRALEMQPIDIVQEVTDSGLRGRGGAAFPTGIKWKTVHDCKADQKYIVCNADEGDSGTFSDRMAMEGDPFVLIEGMTIAGLAVGATWGYIYLRVEYPVAHRHLNQAIEAAYAAGYLGDDILGSGKSFHLEVRLGAGAYVCGEETSLLESLEGKRGLVRFKPPLPAIEGLFGKPTVVNNVVSLASVPIILDKGGAYYRDFGMGRSRGTLPIQLAGNIKRPGLVEKAFGISLRELLYDYGGGSASGRPIRAVQVGGPLGAYLPESQFDTPLDYEAFSAISAALGHGGVVVFDDTVDMAKMARYAMEFCAIESCGKCTPCRIGSTRGVEVIDRIIEGKQRGRNEELLRDLCDTLLNGSLCALGGMIPFPVLSALEHFPEDFGATKTHAA
- a CDS encoding formate dehydrogenase subunit gamma, whose product is MTENMTREQRIQAVIESLKDKPGALLPILHGIQDDLGYIPSEAVPAIASELNLSRAEVHGVISFYHYFRQTPPGKHTIYLCRAESCQSMNAEALEAHAKKRLGIDYHQTSDDKTFSLEPVYCLGQCACSPAIMVDEEVYGRVTPERFDEIVEAVKEEA
- a CDS encoding SLC13 family permease, translating into MSPQAWIAVGVAAACFAGFVFTRIAPELILVGGVGVLLLGGILTPEQALAGLANEGMITVALMYVLAAGLRETGAIDFLIHHVLGRPRTERGAIVRMLFPVAGVSAFLNNTPVVAALVPAVMDWSKRLRISPSKLLIPLSYSAILGGTLTLIGTSTNLAVNGLLLSRGNPGFSLFDLTGVGLVALTVGSLYLIWLAPRRLPARVPVHDVFDNPKEYTVEMTVEENGSLVGKSVEQAGLRHLPGLYLVEIVRDGEILAAVGPYERLQGGDRLVFAGVVDAVVELQRFRGLRPCADQTFTLQDRKHRERVLVEAVVSPRCALVGKTIREGRFRMTYGGSVIAAARAGHRIQGKIGDIRLQAGDALLLDVRPPFLERHRNSGDFLLISPVSEYLPVRHDRAWLAWLILGAVIVCGGTGLLSMFKATLLGAGLMLATGCCSLSSARKSLDGQVLLCIAASFGIGRGLEVTGAAAYLADQFLRLADGTPWLTLAFTYASGSILTEIITNNAVAVILFPIVMALAVQLGVDPKPFLLALMISASASFATPLGYQTNLMVYGPGGYRFTDFLKFGLPMNILVGIASVLAILWLWPL